A window from Salvia miltiorrhiza cultivar Shanhuang (shh) chromosome 2, IMPLAD_Smil_shh, whole genome shotgun sequence encodes these proteins:
- the LOC131012221 gene encoding protein MEI2-like 2 isoform X3, producing MEQSKNPFTGPTKAPSLSISDKEKSAWKLPNDTSAYHASTDASLFSTSLPVFPHVKFNFNESERVRSIDHGFPNLTKGRVADEVKDPLEDTEPNTMGNLLPGDEDELFAGLMDDFDLSGLPTQLEELDDDFFGSGGGLEIESESHESLVNAVSGEHPYGEHPSRTLFVRNINSNVEDSELKSLFEQFGDIRTLYTACKHRGFVMISYYDIRAARTAMRALQSKPLRRRKLDIHFSIPKDNPSEKDVNQGTLVVFNLDASVSNDDLRQIFGAYGEVKEIRETPHKRHHKFIEFYDVRAADAALKALNRSDIAGKRIKLEPSRPGGARRSLMQQLSQEQEQDEARAFLHQVGSPLADSPPGSWTNYGSPVERNSLHGYSSTPKLGSLSPVGNNHLTGLASILPSHASNPVKIAPIGKDPGRMTHPNQVVSKANNTQGVAFQNHYSIPDPNLSSSPGPVSPFDYSKPSSVGTLSGPQFLWGSPSVQSEHANSSAWSSSLKAHPFPSGGQGIGFPYASQRGSFLGSHHHVGSAPSGIQLERHLGFFPDSPETSYINQAAFGVTNFSRNGGNHAVNVGVPGAVNMGVAFAGNYTDSGSPSSRMMSMVRNGPIYYGNGSFGTASNDGMIDRARSRRVETGGQMDNKKQYQLDLEKIMSGEDSRTTLMIKNIPNKYTSKMLLAAIDETHKGTYDFLYLPIDFKNKCNVGYAFINMVSPSHIITFYEAFNGKKWEKFNSEKVASLAYARIQGKIALVSHFQNSSLMNEDKRCRPIVFQSEGQGTGDLEPFPSGNLNIFIRQPDGSYLGDSLDSPKGDPDIFGS from the exons ATGGAGCAATCAAAAAATCCTTTTACTG GTCCTACTAAAGCCCCTTCCCTGAGTATTTCCGATAAAGAAAAAAGTGCATGGAAACTTCCGAATGATACCAGTGCATATCATGCATCTACTGATGCTAGTCTGTTTTCTACCTCTTTGCCTGTCTTCCCGCACGTGAAAT TTAATTTTAATGAATCTGAACGAGTCAGATCCATCGATCATGGCTTCCCTAACCTTACTAAAGGTCGTGTAGCGGATGAAGTTAAGGATCCGCTTGAAGATACTGAACCAAATACCATGGGAAACCTTCTTCCTGGTGACGAAGACGAACTTTTTGCTGGCCTAATGGATGATTTTGATCTTAGTGGGTTGCCGACTCAACTTGAGGAATTAGATGACGATTTTTTTGGAAGCGGAGGGGGTCTGGAAATAGAATCCGAAAGTCATGAGAGTCTAGTTAATG CTGTCAGTGGGGAACACCCATATGGAGAGCACCCGTCAAGGACGTTATTTGTTCGCAATATCAACAGTAATGTCGAGGACTCCGAGCTTAAGTCTCTCTTTGAG CAATTTGGAGATATCAGAACTCTTTACACTGCATGTAAACACAGGGGATTTGTGATGATATCTTACTATGATATCAGAGCTGCCCGAACTGCAATGCGCGCACTACAGAGCAAGCCCTTGAGACGAAGAAAACTCGATATTCATTTTTCAATTCCTAAG GATAACCCATCGGAAAAGGATGTTAACCAAGGCACTTTGGTGGTGTTCAATTTGGATGCATCTGTATCCAATGATGACCTTCGCCAAATATTCGGAGCTTATGGCGAAGTTAAGGAG ATAAGGGAGACACCTCATAAACGGCACCATAAATTCATCGAGTTTTATGATGTTCGAGCTGCAGATGCGGCTCTTAAGGCTTTAAATAGAAGTGATATAGCTGGAAAACGCATAAAGCTTGAGCCTAGTAGGCCTGGTGGAGCCCGTCGGAG CTTAATGCAGCAGCTTAGTCAGGAGCAGGAGCAAGATGAAGCTCGAGCTTTTCTTCACCAAGTCGGTTCTCCATTAGCTGATTCTCCTCCAG GTAGCTGGACCAATTACGGCAGTCCAGTCGAGCGCAATTCACTGCATGGTTATAGTTCAACACCAAAGTTGGGAAGTCTGAGTCCTGTGGGAAACAACCACTTAACAGGCTTGGCTTCTATTCTTCCGTCTCATGCATCAAATCCCGTGAAAATTGCACCCATCGgtaaagatccgggaaggatgACCCACCCAAACCAGGTCGTCAGCAAGGCTAACAACACCCAAGGAGTGGCTTTTCAGAATCATTATTCGATTCCTGATCCAAACTTAAGTTCCAGTCCCGGGCCCGTCTCACCGTTTGATTATTCCAAGCCGTCTAGCGTTGGGACGCTTTCTGGTCCTCAGTTTCTTTGGGGAAGTCCCTCTGTCCAGTCCGAGCATGCTAATTCGTCGGCATGGTCATCTTCGTTGAAGGCCCATCCTTTTCCATCCGGTGGTCAGGGAATCGGTTTCCCCTATGCCAGTCAGCGTGGCTCGTTTCTCGGGTCACATCACCACGTTGGATCTGCTCCATCTGGTATTCAATTGGAAAGGCATCTTGGCTTTTTCCCCGACTCTCCGGAAACTTCGTACATAAACCAGGCAGCATTTGGAGTAACGAATTTCAGCCGCAATGGTGGGAACCATGCTGTGAATGTTGGTGTCCCGGGCGCTGTGAATATGGGAGTCGCTTTCGCCGGTAACTACACTGATAGTGGCTCTCCTAGTTCCAGAATGATGTCGATGGTGAGAAACGGTCCTATATATTACGGGAATGGTTCTTTCGGAACCGCCAGCAATGACGGAATGATTGATCGTGCTCGAAGTAGAAGGGTCGAGACCGGAGGCCAAATGGACAACAAGAAGCAGTATCAACTCGATTTGGAGAAGATTATGAGCGGTGAAGATAGCCGAACTACATTGATGATCAAGAACATACCAAACAA GTACACGTCGAAGATGCTACTGGCTGCTATCGATGAAACCCACAAGGGCACGTATGATTTTCTCTATTTACCAATAGATTTTAAG AATAAATGCAATGTTGGGTATGCCTTCATCAATATGGTGTCGCCTTCACACATCATCACCTTCTATGAG GCGTTCAATGGGAAGAAATGGGAAAAATTTAATAGTGAAAAGGTCGCTTCCTTGGCATATGCAAGAATTCAGGGAAAGATTGCTCTGGTTTCGCACTTTCAGAATTCAAGTTTGATGAACGAAGACAAGCGTTGCCGGCCCATTGTTTTCCAATCGGAGGGCCAAGGGACTGGTGATCTG GAACCGTTCCCGTCTGGCAATCTTAACATCTTTATCCGTCAGCCAGACGGATCCTACTTAGGAGATTCTCTGGACAGCCCGAAGGGCGATCCAGACATCTTCGGAAGCTGA
- the LOC131012221 gene encoding protein MEI2-like 2 isoform X1: MEQSKNPFTGPTKAPSLSISDKEKSAWKLPNDTSAYHASTDASLFSTSLPVFPHVKFNFNESERVRSIDHGFPNLTKGRVADEVKDPLEDTEPNTMGNLLPGDEDELFAGLMDDFDLSGLPTQLEELDDDFFGSGGGLEIESESHESLVNGISRLSTSDGISGSTISHYGFTNGVAAVSGEHPYGEHPSRTLFVRNINSNVEDSELKSLFEQFGDIRTLYTACKHRGFVMISYYDIRAARTAMRALQSKPLRRRKLDIHFSIPKDNPSEKDVNQGTLVVFNLDASVSNDDLRQIFGAYGEVKEIRETPHKRHHKFIEFYDVRAADAALKALNRSDIAGKRIKLEPSRPGGARRSLMQQLSQEQEQDEARAFLHQVGSPLADSPPGSWTNYGSPVERNSLHGYSSTPKLGSLSPVGNNHLTGLASILPSHASNPVKIAPIGKDPGRMTHPNQVVSKANNTQGVAFQNHYSIPDPNLSSSPGPVSPFDYSKPSSVGTLSGPQFLWGSPSVQSEHANSSAWSSSLKAHPFPSGGQGIGFPYASQRGSFLGSHHHVGSAPSGIQLERHLGFFPDSPETSYINQAAFGVTNFSRNGGNHAVNVGVPGAVNMGVAFAGNYTDSGSPSSRMMSMVRNGPIYYGNGSFGTASNDGMIDRARSRRVETGGQMDNKKQYQLDLEKIMSGEDSRTTLMIKNIPNKYTSKMLLAAIDETHKGTYDFLYLPIDFKNKCNVGYAFINMVSPSHIITFYEAFNGKKWEKFNSEKVASLAYARIQGKIALVSHFQNSSLMNEDKRCRPIVFQSEGQGTGDLEPFPSGNLNIFIRQPDGSYLGDSLDSPKGDPDIFGS, translated from the exons ATGGAGCAATCAAAAAATCCTTTTACTG GTCCTACTAAAGCCCCTTCCCTGAGTATTTCCGATAAAGAAAAAAGTGCATGGAAACTTCCGAATGATACCAGTGCATATCATGCATCTACTGATGCTAGTCTGTTTTCTACCTCTTTGCCTGTCTTCCCGCACGTGAAAT TTAATTTTAATGAATCTGAACGAGTCAGATCCATCGATCATGGCTTCCCTAACCTTACTAAAGGTCGTGTAGCGGATGAAGTTAAGGATCCGCTTGAAGATACTGAACCAAATACCATGGGAAACCTTCTTCCTGGTGACGAAGACGAACTTTTTGCTGGCCTAATGGATGATTTTGATCTTAGTGGGTTGCCGACTCAACTTGAGGAATTAGATGACGATTTTTTTGGAAGCGGAGGGGGTCTGGAAATAGAATCCGAAAGTCATGAGAGTCTAGTTAATGGTATTTCAAGGTTAAGCACGTCGGATGGAATTAGTGGAAGCACCATTTCTCATTATGGTTTCACAAATGGTGTTGCAGCTGTCAGTGGGGAACACCCATATGGAGAGCACCCGTCAAGGACGTTATTTGTTCGCAATATCAACAGTAATGTCGAGGACTCCGAGCTTAAGTCTCTCTTTGAG CAATTTGGAGATATCAGAACTCTTTACACTGCATGTAAACACAGGGGATTTGTGATGATATCTTACTATGATATCAGAGCTGCCCGAACTGCAATGCGCGCACTACAGAGCAAGCCCTTGAGACGAAGAAAACTCGATATTCATTTTTCAATTCCTAAG GATAACCCATCGGAAAAGGATGTTAACCAAGGCACTTTGGTGGTGTTCAATTTGGATGCATCTGTATCCAATGATGACCTTCGCCAAATATTCGGAGCTTATGGCGAAGTTAAGGAG ATAAGGGAGACACCTCATAAACGGCACCATAAATTCATCGAGTTTTATGATGTTCGAGCTGCAGATGCGGCTCTTAAGGCTTTAAATAGAAGTGATATAGCTGGAAAACGCATAAAGCTTGAGCCTAGTAGGCCTGGTGGAGCCCGTCGGAG CTTAATGCAGCAGCTTAGTCAGGAGCAGGAGCAAGATGAAGCTCGAGCTTTTCTTCACCAAGTCGGTTCTCCATTAGCTGATTCTCCTCCAG GTAGCTGGACCAATTACGGCAGTCCAGTCGAGCGCAATTCACTGCATGGTTATAGTTCAACACCAAAGTTGGGAAGTCTGAGTCCTGTGGGAAACAACCACTTAACAGGCTTGGCTTCTATTCTTCCGTCTCATGCATCAAATCCCGTGAAAATTGCACCCATCGgtaaagatccgggaaggatgACCCACCCAAACCAGGTCGTCAGCAAGGCTAACAACACCCAAGGAGTGGCTTTTCAGAATCATTATTCGATTCCTGATCCAAACTTAAGTTCCAGTCCCGGGCCCGTCTCACCGTTTGATTATTCCAAGCCGTCTAGCGTTGGGACGCTTTCTGGTCCTCAGTTTCTTTGGGGAAGTCCCTCTGTCCAGTCCGAGCATGCTAATTCGTCGGCATGGTCATCTTCGTTGAAGGCCCATCCTTTTCCATCCGGTGGTCAGGGAATCGGTTTCCCCTATGCCAGTCAGCGTGGCTCGTTTCTCGGGTCACATCACCACGTTGGATCTGCTCCATCTGGTATTCAATTGGAAAGGCATCTTGGCTTTTTCCCCGACTCTCCGGAAACTTCGTACATAAACCAGGCAGCATTTGGAGTAACGAATTTCAGCCGCAATGGTGGGAACCATGCTGTGAATGTTGGTGTCCCGGGCGCTGTGAATATGGGAGTCGCTTTCGCCGGTAACTACACTGATAGTGGCTCTCCTAGTTCCAGAATGATGTCGATGGTGAGAAACGGTCCTATATATTACGGGAATGGTTCTTTCGGAACCGCCAGCAATGACGGAATGATTGATCGTGCTCGAAGTAGAAGGGTCGAGACCGGAGGCCAAATGGACAACAAGAAGCAGTATCAACTCGATTTGGAGAAGATTATGAGCGGTGAAGATAGCCGAACTACATTGATGATCAAGAACATACCAAACAA GTACACGTCGAAGATGCTACTGGCTGCTATCGATGAAACCCACAAGGGCACGTATGATTTTCTCTATTTACCAATAGATTTTAAG AATAAATGCAATGTTGGGTATGCCTTCATCAATATGGTGTCGCCTTCACACATCATCACCTTCTATGAG GCGTTCAATGGGAAGAAATGGGAAAAATTTAATAGTGAAAAGGTCGCTTCCTTGGCATATGCAAGAATTCAGGGAAAGATTGCTCTGGTTTCGCACTTTCAGAATTCAAGTTTGATGAACGAAGACAAGCGTTGCCGGCCCATTGTTTTCCAATCGGAGGGCCAAGGGACTGGTGATCTG GAACCGTTCCCGTCTGGCAATCTTAACATCTTTATCCGTCAGCCAGACGGATCCTACTTAGGAGATTCTCTGGACAGCCCGAAGGGCGATCCAGACATCTTCGGAAGCTGA
- the LOC131012221 gene encoding protein MEI2-like 2 isoform X2, whose product MEQSKNPFTGPTKAPSLSISDKEKSAWKLPNDTSAYHASTDASLFSTSLPVFPHVKFNFNESERVRSIDHGFPNLTKGRVADEVKDPLEDTEPNTMGNLLPGDEDELFAGLMDDFDLSGLPTQLEELDDDFFGSGGGLEIESESHESLVNGISRLSTSDGISGSTISHYGFTNGVAAVSGEHPYGEHPSRTLFVRNINSNVEDSELKSLFEQFGDIRTLYTACKHRGFVMISYYDIRAARTAMRALQSKPLRRRKLDIHFSIPKDNPSEKDVNQGTLVVFNLDASVSNDDLRQIFGAYGEVKEIRETPHKRHHKFIEFYDVRAADAALKALNRSDIAGKRIKLEPSRPGGARRSLMQQLSQEQEQDEARAFLHQVGSPLADSPPGTWTNYGSPVERNSLHGYSSTPKLGSLSPVGNNHLTGLASILPSHASNPVKIAPIGKDPGRMTHPNQVVSKANNTQGVAFQNHYSIPDPNLSSSPGPVSPFDYSKPSSVGTLSGPQFLWGSPSVQSEHANSSAWSSSLKAHPFPSGGQGIGFPYASQRGSFLGSHHHVGSAPSGIQLERHLGFFPDSPETSYINQAAFGVTNFSRNGGNHAVNVGVPGAVNMGVAFAGNYTDSGSPSSRMMSMVRNGPIYYGNGSFGTASNDGMIDRARSRRVETGGQMDNKKQYQLDLEKIMSGEDSRTTLMIKNIPNKYTSKMLLAAIDETHKGTYDFLYLPIDFKNKCNVGYAFINMVSPSHIITFYEAFNGKKWEKFNSEKVASLAYARIQGKIALVSHFQNSSLMNEDKRCRPIVFQSEGQGTGDLEPFPSGNLNIFIRQPDGSYLGDSLDSPKGDPDIFGS is encoded by the exons ATGGAGCAATCAAAAAATCCTTTTACTG GTCCTACTAAAGCCCCTTCCCTGAGTATTTCCGATAAAGAAAAAAGTGCATGGAAACTTCCGAATGATACCAGTGCATATCATGCATCTACTGATGCTAGTCTGTTTTCTACCTCTTTGCCTGTCTTCCCGCACGTGAAAT TTAATTTTAATGAATCTGAACGAGTCAGATCCATCGATCATGGCTTCCCTAACCTTACTAAAGGTCGTGTAGCGGATGAAGTTAAGGATCCGCTTGAAGATACTGAACCAAATACCATGGGAAACCTTCTTCCTGGTGACGAAGACGAACTTTTTGCTGGCCTAATGGATGATTTTGATCTTAGTGGGTTGCCGACTCAACTTGAGGAATTAGATGACGATTTTTTTGGAAGCGGAGGGGGTCTGGAAATAGAATCCGAAAGTCATGAGAGTCTAGTTAATGGTATTTCAAGGTTAAGCACGTCGGATGGAATTAGTGGAAGCACCATTTCTCATTATGGTTTCACAAATGGTGTTGCAGCTGTCAGTGGGGAACACCCATATGGAGAGCACCCGTCAAGGACGTTATTTGTTCGCAATATCAACAGTAATGTCGAGGACTCCGAGCTTAAGTCTCTCTTTGAG CAATTTGGAGATATCAGAACTCTTTACACTGCATGTAAACACAGGGGATTTGTGATGATATCTTACTATGATATCAGAGCTGCCCGAACTGCAATGCGCGCACTACAGAGCAAGCCCTTGAGACGAAGAAAACTCGATATTCATTTTTCAATTCCTAAG GATAACCCATCGGAAAAGGATGTTAACCAAGGCACTTTGGTGGTGTTCAATTTGGATGCATCTGTATCCAATGATGACCTTCGCCAAATATTCGGAGCTTATGGCGAAGTTAAGGAG ATAAGGGAGACACCTCATAAACGGCACCATAAATTCATCGAGTTTTATGATGTTCGAGCTGCAGATGCGGCTCTTAAGGCTTTAAATAGAAGTGATATAGCTGGAAAACGCATAAAGCTTGAGCCTAGTAGGCCTGGTGGAGCCCGTCGGAG CTTAATGCAGCAGCTTAGTCAGGAGCAGGAGCAAGATGAAGCTCGAGCTTTTCTTCACCAAGTCGGTTCTCCATTAGCTGATTCTCCTCCAGGCAC CTGGACCAATTACGGCAGTCCAGTCGAGCGCAATTCACTGCATGGTTATAGTTCAACACCAAAGTTGGGAAGTCTGAGTCCTGTGGGAAACAACCACTTAACAGGCTTGGCTTCTATTCTTCCGTCTCATGCATCAAATCCCGTGAAAATTGCACCCATCGgtaaagatccgggaaggatgACCCACCCAAACCAGGTCGTCAGCAAGGCTAACAACACCCAAGGAGTGGCTTTTCAGAATCATTATTCGATTCCTGATCCAAACTTAAGTTCCAGTCCCGGGCCCGTCTCACCGTTTGATTATTCCAAGCCGTCTAGCGTTGGGACGCTTTCTGGTCCTCAGTTTCTTTGGGGAAGTCCCTCTGTCCAGTCCGAGCATGCTAATTCGTCGGCATGGTCATCTTCGTTGAAGGCCCATCCTTTTCCATCCGGTGGTCAGGGAATCGGTTTCCCCTATGCCAGTCAGCGTGGCTCGTTTCTCGGGTCACATCACCACGTTGGATCTGCTCCATCTGGTATTCAATTGGAAAGGCATCTTGGCTTTTTCCCCGACTCTCCGGAAACTTCGTACATAAACCAGGCAGCATTTGGAGTAACGAATTTCAGCCGCAATGGTGGGAACCATGCTGTGAATGTTGGTGTCCCGGGCGCTGTGAATATGGGAGTCGCTTTCGCCGGTAACTACACTGATAGTGGCTCTCCTAGTTCCAGAATGATGTCGATGGTGAGAAACGGTCCTATATATTACGGGAATGGTTCTTTCGGAACCGCCAGCAATGACGGAATGATTGATCGTGCTCGAAGTAGAAGGGTCGAGACCGGAGGCCAAATGGACAACAAGAAGCAGTATCAACTCGATTTGGAGAAGATTATGAGCGGTGAAGATAGCCGAACTACATTGATGATCAAGAACATACCAAACAA GTACACGTCGAAGATGCTACTGGCTGCTATCGATGAAACCCACAAGGGCACGTATGATTTTCTCTATTTACCAATAGATTTTAAG AATAAATGCAATGTTGGGTATGCCTTCATCAATATGGTGTCGCCTTCACACATCATCACCTTCTATGAG GCGTTCAATGGGAAGAAATGGGAAAAATTTAATAGTGAAAAGGTCGCTTCCTTGGCATATGCAAGAATTCAGGGAAAGATTGCTCTGGTTTCGCACTTTCAGAATTCAAGTTTGATGAACGAAGACAAGCGTTGCCGGCCCATTGTTTTCCAATCGGAGGGCCAAGGGACTGGTGATCTG GAACCGTTCCCGTCTGGCAATCTTAACATCTTTATCCGTCAGCCAGACGGATCCTACTTAGGAGATTCTCTGGACAGCCCGAAGGGCGATCCAGACATCTTCGGAAGCTGA
- the LOC131012221 gene encoding protein MEI2-like 2 isoform X4, which translates to MEQSKNPFTGPTKAPSLSISDKEKSAWKLPNDTSAYHASTDASLFSTSLPVFPHVKFNFNESERVRSIDHGFPNLTKGRVADEVKDPLEDTEPNTMGNLLPGDEDELFAGLMDDFDLSGLPTQLEELDDDFFGSGGGLEIESESHESLVNAVSGEHPYGEHPSRTLFVRNINSNVEDSELKSLFEQFGDIRTLYTACKHRGFVMISYYDIRAARTAMRALQSKPLRRRKLDIHFSIPKDNPSEKDVNQGTLVVFNLDASVSNDDLRQIFGAYGEVKEIRETPHKRHHKFIEFYDVRAADAALKALNRSDIAGKRIKLEPSRPGGARRSLMQQLSQEQEQDEARAFLHQVGSPLADSPPGTWTNYGSPVERNSLHGYSSTPKLGSLSPVGNNHLTGLASILPSHASNPVKIAPIGKDPGRMTHPNQVVSKANNTQGVAFQNHYSIPDPNLSSSPGPVSPFDYSKPSSVGTLSGPQFLWGSPSVQSEHANSSAWSSSLKAHPFPSGGQGIGFPYASQRGSFLGSHHHVGSAPSGIQLERHLGFFPDSPETSYINQAAFGVTNFSRNGGNHAVNVGVPGAVNMGVAFAGNYTDSGSPSSRMMSMVRNGPIYYGNGSFGTASNDGMIDRARSRRVETGGQMDNKKQYQLDLEKIMSGEDSRTTLMIKNIPNKYTSKMLLAAIDETHKGTYDFLYLPIDFKNKCNVGYAFINMVSPSHIITFYEAFNGKKWEKFNSEKVASLAYARIQGKIALVSHFQNSSLMNEDKRCRPIVFQSEGQGTGDLEPFPSGNLNIFIRQPDGSYLGDSLDSPKGDPDIFGS; encoded by the exons ATGGAGCAATCAAAAAATCCTTTTACTG GTCCTACTAAAGCCCCTTCCCTGAGTATTTCCGATAAAGAAAAAAGTGCATGGAAACTTCCGAATGATACCAGTGCATATCATGCATCTACTGATGCTAGTCTGTTTTCTACCTCTTTGCCTGTCTTCCCGCACGTGAAAT TTAATTTTAATGAATCTGAACGAGTCAGATCCATCGATCATGGCTTCCCTAACCTTACTAAAGGTCGTGTAGCGGATGAAGTTAAGGATCCGCTTGAAGATACTGAACCAAATACCATGGGAAACCTTCTTCCTGGTGACGAAGACGAACTTTTTGCTGGCCTAATGGATGATTTTGATCTTAGTGGGTTGCCGACTCAACTTGAGGAATTAGATGACGATTTTTTTGGAAGCGGAGGGGGTCTGGAAATAGAATCCGAAAGTCATGAGAGTCTAGTTAATG CTGTCAGTGGGGAACACCCATATGGAGAGCACCCGTCAAGGACGTTATTTGTTCGCAATATCAACAGTAATGTCGAGGACTCCGAGCTTAAGTCTCTCTTTGAG CAATTTGGAGATATCAGAACTCTTTACACTGCATGTAAACACAGGGGATTTGTGATGATATCTTACTATGATATCAGAGCTGCCCGAACTGCAATGCGCGCACTACAGAGCAAGCCCTTGAGACGAAGAAAACTCGATATTCATTTTTCAATTCCTAAG GATAACCCATCGGAAAAGGATGTTAACCAAGGCACTTTGGTGGTGTTCAATTTGGATGCATCTGTATCCAATGATGACCTTCGCCAAATATTCGGAGCTTATGGCGAAGTTAAGGAG ATAAGGGAGACACCTCATAAACGGCACCATAAATTCATCGAGTTTTATGATGTTCGAGCTGCAGATGCGGCTCTTAAGGCTTTAAATAGAAGTGATATAGCTGGAAAACGCATAAAGCTTGAGCCTAGTAGGCCTGGTGGAGCCCGTCGGAG CTTAATGCAGCAGCTTAGTCAGGAGCAGGAGCAAGATGAAGCTCGAGCTTTTCTTCACCAAGTCGGTTCTCCATTAGCTGATTCTCCTCCAGGCAC CTGGACCAATTACGGCAGTCCAGTCGAGCGCAATTCACTGCATGGTTATAGTTCAACACCAAAGTTGGGAAGTCTGAGTCCTGTGGGAAACAACCACTTAACAGGCTTGGCTTCTATTCTTCCGTCTCATGCATCAAATCCCGTGAAAATTGCACCCATCGgtaaagatccgggaaggatgACCCACCCAAACCAGGTCGTCAGCAAGGCTAACAACACCCAAGGAGTGGCTTTTCAGAATCATTATTCGATTCCTGATCCAAACTTAAGTTCCAGTCCCGGGCCCGTCTCACCGTTTGATTATTCCAAGCCGTCTAGCGTTGGGACGCTTTCTGGTCCTCAGTTTCTTTGGGGAAGTCCCTCTGTCCAGTCCGAGCATGCTAATTCGTCGGCATGGTCATCTTCGTTGAAGGCCCATCCTTTTCCATCCGGTGGTCAGGGAATCGGTTTCCCCTATGCCAGTCAGCGTGGCTCGTTTCTCGGGTCACATCACCACGTTGGATCTGCTCCATCTGGTATTCAATTGGAAAGGCATCTTGGCTTTTTCCCCGACTCTCCGGAAACTTCGTACATAAACCAGGCAGCATTTGGAGTAACGAATTTCAGCCGCAATGGTGGGAACCATGCTGTGAATGTTGGTGTCCCGGGCGCTGTGAATATGGGAGTCGCTTTCGCCGGTAACTACACTGATAGTGGCTCTCCTAGTTCCAGAATGATGTCGATGGTGAGAAACGGTCCTATATATTACGGGAATGGTTCTTTCGGAACCGCCAGCAATGACGGAATGATTGATCGTGCTCGAAGTAGAAGGGTCGAGACCGGAGGCCAAATGGACAACAAGAAGCAGTATCAACTCGATTTGGAGAAGATTATGAGCGGTGAAGATAGCCGAACTACATTGATGATCAAGAACATACCAAACAA GTACACGTCGAAGATGCTACTGGCTGCTATCGATGAAACCCACAAGGGCACGTATGATTTTCTCTATTTACCAATAGATTTTAAG AATAAATGCAATGTTGGGTATGCCTTCATCAATATGGTGTCGCCTTCACACATCATCACCTTCTATGAG GCGTTCAATGGGAAGAAATGGGAAAAATTTAATAGTGAAAAGGTCGCTTCCTTGGCATATGCAAGAATTCAGGGAAAGATTGCTCTGGTTTCGCACTTTCAGAATTCAAGTTTGATGAACGAAGACAAGCGTTGCCGGCCCATTGTTTTCCAATCGGAGGGCCAAGGGACTGGTGATCTG GAACCGTTCCCGTCTGGCAATCTTAACATCTTTATCCGTCAGCCAGACGGATCCTACTTAGGAGATTCTCTGGACAGCCCGAAGGGCGATCCAGACATCTTCGGAAGCTGA
- the LOC131012222 gene encoding major pollen allergen Ole e 10-like codes for MALPHLPFIHLLALLLCSAASLSLSHSASQAAAAAEQKDVTTPITTVPLRNPSSLNPMLDPSDSEQQTPTITTPSTSSGSWCVAGLSATAAALQAALDYACGHGGADCSPIQPGGGCFAPTTLRGHASYAFNSYYQKNPIPTSCNFGGSALTTSTDPSYGTCQYPSVSTTSSVLNTTNSIGSRVFGAGPLPPSPTAPATPNFVSSSTHLLHFFALLLYYT; via the exons ATGGCTCTGCCACACCTTCCATTCATTCATCTCCTTGCTCTTCTGCTCTGTTcagctgcctctctctctctctctcattctgcttctcaagcagcagcagcagcagagcaaAAGGATGTAACAACTCCAATCACAACTGTTCCTTTGAGAAATCCTTCATCATTAAATCCAATGCTGGATCCAAGCGACTCAGAGCAACAAACTCCCACCATCACCACCCCATCCACGTCGTCCGGTAGCTGGTGCGTGGCCGGCCTCTCCGCCACGGCTGCTGCATTGCAGGCCGCGCTGGACTACGCGTGCGGGCACGGCGGGGCGGACTGCTCCCCCATCCAGCCGGGCGGCGGGTGCTTCGCTCCGACGACCCTCCGCGGGCACGCCTCCTACGCCTTCAACAGCTACTACCAAAAGAACCCCATCCCGACCAGCTGCAACTTCGGTGGCTCAGCCCTTACTACAAGCACTGATCCAA GTTATGGGACATGCCAGTATCCATCCGTGAGCACGACTTCATCGGTGTTGAACACGACTAACTCCATCGGATCCCGTGTTTTTGGGGCGGGCCCACTCCCTCCCTCTCCTACTGCACCTGCCACGCCAAATTTTGTCTCTTCTTCTACACATCTACTGCACTTCTTCGCTCTCCTACTCTACTACACATGA